CCACGTAGTAGTGAATCGTGACCGGCGTGCCTTTCAGCGTATTCGGGCCGAACGACTGGTGCTCGGGCCATTCGTCGGTCAGCATCAGCATGGAATCACCGATCTTCAGCGTGGCGTGCATGACCTTGCCGCCGGGGCCGGGCAGGCGGATCTGTTCGACGGCGTTGAAGGCCTTCGTGTAGAACGCGATGGCTTCGGCGGCGTTGGCGCAGATCAGATACGGCGTGAGCGAGTGCATCCCGTCGGGGATCGGTTTGACAGCGTTGCTGGACATGACGGCGACTCCTTGAAGTAACAGGTTCGTGAGGTGAAAGACCGACTCGTCGAGTCAGGACTTCAACGTTACGACGAGTACATGACCGTTGAATCGACACTCCGGAAAAAATATTTTTGGCCCAGGCGTGCGGCGAGTGCACGGGCGCGCGTCTCAACCGGCCGGATTGTCCTCGTCCGGCGGCGCGGTGGACGGCGCCGGAATGCCGCCGCGCGGCGCGCCGAGGATGCTGATCTGGAACGTCGGCGTCGCCGCGAGCGATTGCAGCGTGGCGTCTTCGGGAATCTGTTCGAACAGCGGCAGAATCACCGAGCCGCCGATCACCGCGCGCCGGCTGTCGTCGGCGGGCCGCAAGCCCCAGACGTCCTGATAGACGACCGGCACCGCGCTGCCGTTGCGGGTGGTGTTGCCGATATACAGCATTACATGGCCGCCGATGTAGATCAGCGTGCGCAACGGCTCGCCGTGCTGCGCCAGATAGTCGAGCCGCTGCGCGGGCGTCGACGACGACAGGTCGATAATGCGGCCGGCGTTCATCTGCGTGGACGAATGGCGCGGCAGCCAGACGCCGAACGCGGCGAAGATGCTTTGCAGTTCCGACGAACAGTCGTTGTAGAGGCCGCTATTGCCCCAGCCGTAGGGACGGCCGATCAGCGTTTTCATCAGCATCGCCAGATGGCGCGGCGTGGCGGCGAGCGGCGCCGGCGTGATTTGCGCGTCGCTCAGGGCGGCGGTGCGGATCAGCGCCTGGCCGTCGGCGTCGCGGGCTGGGACGAGTGCTTGACGCGCGGCTGCTGGCTCGGCCGAGCCGCTCGTGTTGCTGGTGTCGTTCGCCACGGGTTTGGCTTGCGTCGACCGGGCGACGTTGGCGGGCACGATCGGCAGCAGCGTGCCGGCCGGCGCGTCGAAGCGGAACACGCCGCGGCTGTCACGCACCGCCGCCGACGCCACGATCACCGCACCCAGCGATTTGCCCGT
The nucleotide sequence above comes from Paraburkholderia aromaticivorans. Encoded proteins:
- a CDS encoding VOC family protein is translated as MSSNAVKPIPDGMHSLTPYLICANAAEAIAFYTKAFNAVEQIRLPGPGGKVMHATLKIGDSMLMLTDEWPEHQSFGPNTLKGTPVTIHYYVEDVDASFKQAVDAGATVVMPVTDMFWGDRYGQVKDPFGHSWSLATHKRDLSPEEIQQAMAAMK
- a CDS encoding SH3 domain-containing C40 family peptidase; this translates as MPVAVLSRLAAVWPNACRAAALCAAFAAITACSNPSPTHDAHAPIDTITLFPIAHYDQNVDHWLEPDSPGYDQPFLSPADQQAHFKALYARYFGTGTAAPSPWNSNFVTMCVYRQQGADIAALQQRRVARFDNTGKSGTDIGYGENFRPHDKAWIDAIAQNMNVAQFTQTAVYQTQRRAIATSNLMVRELPTTDPSFYDHHLAGEGYPFDNLQISAVRPGTPLYVLGSSVNGAWRYVQTPDVQGWVRSDGVGMADDRFVDTWRAATGKSLGAVIVASAAVRDSRGVFRFDAPAGTLLPIVPANVARSTQAKPVANDTSNTSGSAEPAAARQALVPARDADGQALIRTAALSDAQITPAPLAATPRHLAMLMKTLIGRPYGWGNSGLYNDCSSELQSIFAAFGVWLPRHSSTQMNAGRIIDLSSSTPAQRLDYLAQHGEPLRTLIYIGGHVMLYIGNTTRNGSAVPVVYQDVWGLRPADDSRRAVIGGSVILPLFEQIPEDATLQSLAATPTFQISILGAPRGGIPAPSTAPPDEDNPAG